The Triticum aestivum cultivar Chinese Spring chromosome 7B, IWGSC CS RefSeq v2.1, whole genome shotgun sequence genome window below encodes:
- the LOC123158564 gene encoding uncharacterized protein encodes MSAGLILCFMFRKKHVGADSPTTMARTVKILAFRVRFFSLDMIIDFLRLFPCLEKLYMQNECNALFRSMSRQKGPKNCWRRKHRDLDITCLDVHLKTIVLESYRGGLSEVNFATFFVLNARALESMTFQVKTTDGEFIARQMRLLQVEKRASRGADLYDCH; translated from the exons ATGTCGGCTGGCCTGATATTGTGCTTCATGTTTCGTAAAAAGCATGTAGGTGCTGATAGCCCGACAACGATGGCGCGCACCGTCAAGATCTTGGCTTTTAGAGTGCGCTTTTTTAGTCTGGATATGATTATTGACTTCCTCAGACTCTTTCCCTGCCTGGAGAAGCTGTACATGCAGAATGAG TGCAATGCTCTTTTCCGGTCAATGTCAAGGCAAAAAGGGCCGAAGAATTGCTGGCGTCGCAAACATCGAGATCTTGATATCACATGCCTTGATGTTCATCTGAAGACAATAGTGTTGGAATCCTACCGGGGAGGTCTGTCCGAGGTCAACTTCGCCACATTCTTTGTACTGAACGCGAGAGCGCTAGAGTCAATGACGTTTCAGGTGAAAACCACCGACGGGGAGTTCATCGCGAGACAGATGAGGTTGCTTCAGGTGGAGAAGAGGGCATCAAGGGGCGCTGA TTTGTATGACTGCCACTGA
- the LOC123156576 gene encoding uncharacterized protein isoform X2 gives MSSGGSSRSRTRSGLVRGNNIRDPSNNSSARTRSQIARGNSTMDSNELSCSKTRSGLVRVNNIVDSSEGSSSKARSGLVNVNNTVDCNNGPSSRTRSGLTRANNISDSSKGLYSTTQSGLVGANIAMDSNDSSGSKAQSELVKGNIDVDSNDGSCSKTRSGLVRGNIVMDFNEDSSSKTQSGLVRGNSAMDTPKDSSSSRRRSGRVRRRPADKVESMDEPVIKGPPDECEADGPGKNRSNCKSDLVQLKDSPDIKGSDGSSKEDIPVKDRLNYKSDQVQSKDEPVMKGPDGWWKEESSSKTGLRHTTDLVQIKDGLLSKGQLPDGWRKEVRPRKDGTKSDPYYTDPVSGYEFRSLKDVQRYIESGDISKCNVRPKKRTAQGACITQNQDYTGRSSEYARPGTADKAIQCELLTEEGIRLPWEEMLKTYTQNTMLPVSEVMKLMQKCADKVDPSEHESVQLVSRQRASRGKRSVQRKEPNAEVKTKKRKTMSKEKVATSPTPRVSPRLVARKVNPEVNTEPQDEPTIVNLANQVKPTEEKTADVRKVNPEGNTEPEDGPTRVNLVNQEKLIQQKTVDVSQADTVIQMQTKHGNTANQLQSRQTDAAVPVQINYEGTVNRSQLCQADPVTQIQADTVVPTVQTNHVGAVSQLWLSQAATANRIQTNQESTASRLQSNQAENANHIHGMQKYTTNYSQLRKADTTHQKQTNQKNTASQVRSSQEKSPFQKQAGQKYVANYSQLPQSHGSTVNHIQTNQQHTANQIQLQSSQADTANVLRATKEFFVNHSLLRQAGVNHMQSNQEDTAIRLQLCQADTLKQMQTVQGNSTDRSQLVQGLPVNQTQTIQEYFTKHSQPSPVNTVNQMQIGQENTANQLRFSQASSVNKAQSVQENTTSRSQLIQGLTVSQIQAIRENNTRYLQPRYAENPIQQSGCSPAPEWGHGAPAMGFWNNNAEHQKSSVPMQIDAAPIATSSANVEPQYAPAPEPVLPTQTAVPRGADPSGFALPSFGNSWSDPCIEFAFKTLTGDIPVLDPTVADYFPLQQDLNKVAPPDYSAPSNDTRNHTQHVNQSSHHSAPRPSNGFYNGGWFPPQ, from the exons ATGTCTTCTGGCGGGAGCTCGCGTTCTAGAACTAGAAGTGGCCTTGTCAGGGGAAACAATATCAGGGATCCCAGCAACAATTCATCTGCTAGAACAAGAAGTCAGATTGCCAGGGGAAACAGCACCATGGATTCCAACGAGCTATCATGTTCTAAAACACGAAGTGGGCTTGTTAGGGTAAACAATATTGTGGATTCCAGTGAGGGTTCATCTTCTAAAGCACGAAGTGGGCTTGTTAATGTAAACAACACCGTGGATTGCAATAATGGTCCTTCTTCTAGAACACGAAGTGGGCTTACTAGGGCAAACAATATCTCGGATTCCAGCAAGGGTTTGTACTCTACAACACAAAGTGGACTTGTTGGAGCAAACATTGCTATGGATTCCAATGATAGTTCAGGTTCTAAAGCACAAAGTGAACTTGTTAAAGGAAACATCGATGTGGATTCCAATGATGGTTCATGTTCTAAAACGCGAAGTGGGCTTGTTAGAGGAAACATTGTTATGGATTTCAATGAAGATTCATCTTCTAAAACGCAAAGTGGGCTTGTTAGAGGAAACTCTGCTATGGATACCCCCAAGGATTCATCATCTTCTAGAAGACGAAGTGGGCGTGTTAGAAGACGGCCCGCTGATAAG GTAGAAAGCATGGATGAACCAGTCATTAAGGGCCCACCTGATGAATGTGAAGCAGATGGTCCAGGAAAAAATAGATCAAATTGCAAGAGTGATCTG GTGCAACTCAAGGATAGCCCAGACATTAAGGGGTCAGATGGAAGTTCCAAAGAAGACATACCAGTAAAGGATCGATTGAATTACAAGAGTGATCAG GTTCAGAGCAAGGATGAACCAGTCATGAAGGGGCCTGATGGATGGTGGAAAGAAGAAAGCTCCAGCAAGACTGGATTAAGGCACACGACTGATCTG GTCCAGATCAAGGATGGTCTACTCAGTAAGGGGCAGTTGCCTGATGGATGGCGAAAAGAAGTCAGGCCAAGAAAGGACGGAACTAAGAGTGATCCA TACTACACTGACCCAGTCAGTGGTTATGAATTTCGCTCTCTGAAGGACGTGCAACGTTATATTGAATCAGGAGACATAAGTAAATGCAATGTTAGGCCAAAGAAGAGAACTGCCCAGGGTGCTTGTATTACACAGAATCAAGATTAT ACAGGAAGATCATCAGAATATGCAAGACCAGGTACTGCTGATAAGGCTATTCAATGTGAATTACTAACTGAAGAAGGGATCAGGCTACCATGGGAGGAAATGCTCAAGACATATACTCAAAATACAATGTTGCCAGTGTCTGAAGTCATGAAACTGATGCAAAAATGTGCGGACAAGGTTGATCCCTCGGAACACGAGAGCGTGCAACTGGTCTCTCGACAGCGTGCTTCAAGGGGAAAGAGATCTGTTCAAAGAAAAGAACCAAATGCAGAGGTGAAAACCAAGAAGCGTAAAACCATGTCTAAAGAAAAGGTCGCCACATCTCCCACTCCCAGAGTGTCACCCCGCTTGGTTGCACGGAAGGTTAATCCTGAAGTTAACACTGAGCCTCAAGATGAGCCGACCATTGTAAATCTTGCCAATCAGGTAAAGCCTACTGAAGAAAAAACTGCGGATGTACGAAAAGTTAATCCTGAAGGAAACACTGAGCCTGAAGATGGACCTACCAGGGTAAATCTTGTCAATCAGGAAAAGCTTATTCAACAAAAAACTGTGGATGTGAGCCAGGCAGACACTGTCATTCAAATGCAAACCAAGCATGGGAACACTGCCAATCAGTTACAGTCGAGGCAAACAGATGCTGCCGTTCCAGTGCAGATCAATTATGAGGGCACTGTCAATCGGTCACAGCTGTGCCAAGCAGACCCTGTCACCCAAATCCAAGCTGATACTGTCGTTCCAACAGTGCAGACCAATCATGTGGGCGCTGTCAGTCAGTTATGGTTGAGCCAGGCAGCCACTGCCAATCGAATACAGACCAATCAGGAGAGTACTGCCAGTCGGTTACAGTCGAACCAAGCAGAGAATGCCAATCACATACATGGTATGCAGAAATACACTACCAACTACTCACAGCTGAGAAAAGCAGACACTACGCATCAGAAACAGACTAATCAGAAAAATACTGCCAGTCAGGTACGTTCGAGCCAAGAAAAGTCGCCCTTTCAAAAGCAGGCTGGACAGAAATACGTTGCCAATTACTCACAGTTACCACAAAGCCATGGAAGCACTGTGAATCACATACAAACTAATCAGCAACACACTGCCAATCAGATTCAGTTACAGTCAAGCCAGGCAGACACAGCCAACGTTTTACGAGCTACAAAGGAATTCTTTGTGAATCACTCACTGCTGAGGCAAGCAGGTGTGAACCACATGCAGAGTAACCAGGAGGACACCGCCATTCGATTACAATTATGTCAAGCCGACACCCTGAAGCAAATGCAAACTGTGCAGGGAAATAGCACTGATCGGTCACAGCTGGTCCAAGGTTTACCTGTTAATCAAACACAAACTATTCAGGAATACTTCACTAAGCACTCGCAGCCGAGCCCAGTAAATACTGTGAATCAAATGCAGATTGGCCAGGAAAACACCGCCAATCAACTACGATTCAGTCAAGCTAGCTCTGTCAATAAGGCACAAAGTGTGCAGGAAAATACCACCAGTCGATCACAGCTGATCCAGGGTTTAACTGTCAGCCAAATACAGGCTATTCGGGAAAACAATACCAGATACTTGCAGCCACGTTATGCTGAAAATCCTATCCAACAATCTGGTTGCTCTCCGGCTCCTGAGTGGGGACATGGAGCACCTGCCATGGGCTTCTGGAATAATAATGCTGAACATCAGAAGTCGTCGGTTCCGATGCAAATAGACGCAGCACCCATTGCAACCTCCTCGGCAAATGTTGAACCGCAGTATGCGCCTGCCCCAGAACCTGTTTTGCCAACACAGACTGCGGTGCCTCGAGGTGCTGACCCATCTGGGTTCGCCCTGCCATCATTTGGAAATTCCTGGTCAGACCCATGTATCGAGTTCGCGTTCAAGACCCTCACAGGTGACATCCCTGTTCTGGATCCAACTGTCGCGGACTACTTTCCTCTGCAGCAAGACTTGAATAAAGTCGCACCACCAGATTACTCTGCTCCCTCCAACGATACTAGAAACCATACACAACATGTCAACCAAAGCAGCCACCACTCGGCCCCAAGGCCATCAAATGGGTTCTACAATGGTGGCTGGTTCCCTCCCCAGTGA
- the LOC123156576 gene encoding uncharacterized protein isoform X1 — MSSGGSSRSRTRSGLVRGNNIRDPSNNSSARTRSQIARGNSTMDSNELSCSKTRSGLVRVNNIVDSSEGSSSKARSGLVNVNNTVDCNNGPSSRTRSGLTRANNISDSSKGLYSTTQSGLVGANIAMDSNDSSGSKAQSELVKGNIDVDSNDGSCSKTRSGLVRGNIVMDFNEDSSSKTQSGLVRGNSAMDTPKDSSSSRRRSGRVRRRPADKVESMDEPVIKGPPDECEADGPGKNRSNCKSDLVQLKDSPDIKGSDGSSKEDIPVKDRLNYKSDQVQSKDEPVMKGPDGWWKEESSSKTGLRHTTDLVQIKDGLLSKGQLPDGWRKEVRPRKDGTKSDPVQIKDGLLSKGQLPDGWRKEVRPRKDGTKSDPYYTDPVSGYEFRSLKDVQRYIESGDISKCNVRPKKRTAQGACITQNQDYTGRSSEYARPGTADKAIQCELLTEEGIRLPWEEMLKTYTQNTMLPVSEVMKLMQKCADKVDPSEHESVQLVSRQRASRGKRSVQRKEPNAEVKTKKRKTMSKEKVATSPTPRVSPRLVARKVNPEVNTEPQDEPTIVNLANQVKPTEEKTADVRKVNPEGNTEPEDGPTRVNLVNQEKLIQQKTVDVSQADTVIQMQTKHGNTANQLQSRQTDAAVPVQINYEGTVNRSQLCQADPVTQIQADTVVPTVQTNHVGAVSQLWLSQAATANRIQTNQESTASRLQSNQAENANHIHGMQKYTTNYSQLRKADTTHQKQTNQKNTASQVRSSQEKSPFQKQAGQKYVANYSQLPQSHGSTVNHIQTNQQHTANQIQLQSSQADTANVLRATKEFFVNHSLLRQAGVNHMQSNQEDTAIRLQLCQADTLKQMQTVQGNSTDRSQLVQGLPVNQTQTIQEYFTKHSQPSPVNTVNQMQIGQENTANQLRFSQASSVNKAQSVQENTTSRSQLIQGLTVSQIQAIRENNTRYLQPRYAENPIQQSGCSPAPEWGHGAPAMGFWNNNAEHQKSSVPMQIDAAPIATSSANVEPQYAPAPEPVLPTQTAVPRGADPSGFALPSFGNSWSDPCIEFAFKTLTGDIPVLDPTVADYFPLQQDLNKVAPPDYSAPSNDTRNHTQHVNQSSHHSAPRPSNGFYNGGWFPPQ; from the exons ATGTCTTCTGGCGGGAGCTCGCGTTCTAGAACTAGAAGTGGCCTTGTCAGGGGAAACAATATCAGGGATCCCAGCAACAATTCATCTGCTAGAACAAGAAGTCAGATTGCCAGGGGAAACAGCACCATGGATTCCAACGAGCTATCATGTTCTAAAACACGAAGTGGGCTTGTTAGGGTAAACAATATTGTGGATTCCAGTGAGGGTTCATCTTCTAAAGCACGAAGTGGGCTTGTTAATGTAAACAACACCGTGGATTGCAATAATGGTCCTTCTTCTAGAACACGAAGTGGGCTTACTAGGGCAAACAATATCTCGGATTCCAGCAAGGGTTTGTACTCTACAACACAAAGTGGACTTGTTGGAGCAAACATTGCTATGGATTCCAATGATAGTTCAGGTTCTAAAGCACAAAGTGAACTTGTTAAAGGAAACATCGATGTGGATTCCAATGATGGTTCATGTTCTAAAACGCGAAGTGGGCTTGTTAGAGGAAACATTGTTATGGATTTCAATGAAGATTCATCTTCTAAAACGCAAAGTGGGCTTGTTAGAGGAAACTCTGCTATGGATACCCCCAAGGATTCATCATCTTCTAGAAGACGAAGTGGGCGTGTTAGAAGACGGCCCGCTGATAAG GTAGAAAGCATGGATGAACCAGTCATTAAGGGCCCACCTGATGAATGTGAAGCAGATGGTCCAGGAAAAAATAGATCAAATTGCAAGAGTGATCTG GTGCAACTCAAGGATAGCCCAGACATTAAGGGGTCAGATGGAAGTTCCAAAGAAGACATACCAGTAAAGGATCGATTGAATTACAAGAGTGATCAG GTTCAGAGCAAGGATGAACCAGTCATGAAGGGGCCTGATGGATGGTGGAAAGAAGAAAGCTCCAGCAAGACTGGATTAAGGCACACGACTGATCTG GTCCAGATCAAGGATGGTCTACTCAGTAAGGGGCAGTTGCCTGATGGATGGCGAAAAGAAGTCAGGCCAAGAAAGGACGGAACTAAGAGTGATCCA GTCCAAATCAAGGATGGGCTACTCAGTAAGGGGCAGTTGCCTGATGGATGGCGGAAAGAAGTCAGGCCAAGAAAGGACGGAACTAAGAGTGATCCA TACTACACTGACCCAGTCAGTGGTTATGAATTTCGCTCTCTGAAGGACGTGCAACGTTATATTGAATCAGGAGACATAAGTAAATGCAATGTTAGGCCAAAGAAGAGAACTGCCCAGGGTGCTTGTATTACACAGAATCAAGATTAT ACAGGAAGATCATCAGAATATGCAAGACCAGGTACTGCTGATAAGGCTATTCAATGTGAATTACTAACTGAAGAAGGGATCAGGCTACCATGGGAGGAAATGCTCAAGACATATACTCAAAATACAATGTTGCCAGTGTCTGAAGTCATGAAACTGATGCAAAAATGTGCGGACAAGGTTGATCCCTCGGAACACGAGAGCGTGCAACTGGTCTCTCGACAGCGTGCTTCAAGGGGAAAGAGATCTGTTCAAAGAAAAGAACCAAATGCAGAGGTGAAAACCAAGAAGCGTAAAACCATGTCTAAAGAAAAGGTCGCCACATCTCCCACTCCCAGAGTGTCACCCCGCTTGGTTGCACGGAAGGTTAATCCTGAAGTTAACACTGAGCCTCAAGATGAGCCGACCATTGTAAATCTTGCCAATCAGGTAAAGCCTACTGAAGAAAAAACTGCGGATGTACGAAAAGTTAATCCTGAAGGAAACACTGAGCCTGAAGATGGACCTACCAGGGTAAATCTTGTCAATCAGGAAAAGCTTATTCAACAAAAAACTGTGGATGTGAGCCAGGCAGACACTGTCATTCAAATGCAAACCAAGCATGGGAACACTGCCAATCAGTTACAGTCGAGGCAAACAGATGCTGCCGTTCCAGTGCAGATCAATTATGAGGGCACTGTCAATCGGTCACAGCTGTGCCAAGCAGACCCTGTCACCCAAATCCAAGCTGATACTGTCGTTCCAACAGTGCAGACCAATCATGTGGGCGCTGTCAGTCAGTTATGGTTGAGCCAGGCAGCCACTGCCAATCGAATACAGACCAATCAGGAGAGTACTGCCAGTCGGTTACAGTCGAACCAAGCAGAGAATGCCAATCACATACATGGTATGCAGAAATACACTACCAACTACTCACAGCTGAGAAAAGCAGACACTACGCATCAGAAACAGACTAATCAGAAAAATACTGCCAGTCAGGTACGTTCGAGCCAAGAAAAGTCGCCCTTTCAAAAGCAGGCTGGACAGAAATACGTTGCCAATTACTCACAGTTACCACAAAGCCATGGAAGCACTGTGAATCACATACAAACTAATCAGCAACACACTGCCAATCAGATTCAGTTACAGTCAAGCCAGGCAGACACAGCCAACGTTTTACGAGCTACAAAGGAATTCTTTGTGAATCACTCACTGCTGAGGCAAGCAGGTGTGAACCACATGCAGAGTAACCAGGAGGACACCGCCATTCGATTACAATTATGTCAAGCCGACACCCTGAAGCAAATGCAAACTGTGCAGGGAAATAGCACTGATCGGTCACAGCTGGTCCAAGGTTTACCTGTTAATCAAACACAAACTATTCAGGAATACTTCACTAAGCACTCGCAGCCGAGCCCAGTAAATACTGTGAATCAAATGCAGATTGGCCAGGAAAACACCGCCAATCAACTACGATTCAGTCAAGCTAGCTCTGTCAATAAGGCACAAAGTGTGCAGGAAAATACCACCAGTCGATCACAGCTGATCCAGGGTTTAACTGTCAGCCAAATACAGGCTATTCGGGAAAACAATACCAGATACTTGCAGCCACGTTATGCTGAAAATCCTATCCAACAATCTGGTTGCTCTCCGGCTCCTGAGTGGGGACATGGAGCACCTGCCATGGGCTTCTGGAATAATAATGCTGAACATCAGAAGTCGTCGGTTCCGATGCAAATAGACGCAGCACCCATTGCAACCTCCTCGGCAAATGTTGAACCGCAGTATGCGCCTGCCCCAGAACCTGTTTTGCCAACACAGACTGCGGTGCCTCGAGGTGCTGACCCATCTGGGTTCGCCCTGCCATCATTTGGAAATTCCTGGTCAGACCCATGTATCGAGTTCGCGTTCAAGACCCTCACAGGTGACATCCCTGTTCTGGATCCAACTGTCGCGGACTACTTTCCTCTGCAGCAAGACTTGAATAAAGTCGCACCACCAGATTACTCTGCTCCCTCCAACGATACTAGAAACCATACACAACATGTCAACCAAAGCAGCCACCACTCGGCCCCAAGGCCATCAAATGGGTTCTACAATGGTGGCTGGTTCCCTCCCCAGTGA